A genomic stretch from Arachis stenosperma cultivar V10309 chromosome 3, arast.V10309.gnm1.PFL2, whole genome shotgun sequence includes:
- the LOC130970481 gene encoding uncharacterized protein At4g18490, translating to MNFCQPQAMAEKNKESSSADSKDKGSLLDEDIGKEFLSSWKTMSMADDDTMDFGFDSIPKGKKKTFDFDKLDMNFNLDGDFKNISSFKMDMSDLDFACTPKKSSQSKDKKGESSGGGKAGKQDAFNFSFDFNELDNFNLDPSLTKRDASSNKNLREKVVTAEESDNAGAKMPKASNVENAHASTDSMAIKPQASERLEKLKIETSVGNLGNLDSGLGSSTSKLSSLGSMDVSIVNQASDINKIAETEEMDKEKYLCEMTKLTESMPVHVTIKESSQLVGQSDPEKDIIPEEVNVSGEIPKVNDEAIYMDSDGVDLHLEHSSLMHSTGSDNTVGENLGSSTQGVTNDPQPEKSDKSLEDTAKSDAPMETSCDNDIIEKQNSSLECQLAPTSSKSLDYKTKLMKDKEIQGTQSNIISRPEDKSSIKHHASTAGAKSITFVCQRNGDNLRSITQTRSNSTSFGSKLAIDLLPASSKLMRPLLDSKDGLKSGCNMREGTSSVTPSAGRLTGNEQLVHQEVNKSKAIFPGTRTSAKDVSILNSQLNPSCLAEKTTRNATQMSVNSQAEVSAKESSQKSRMSSIDGSKLASVKACKITPPLSSLKSLRNIEASRVLPANIHQKEANSKVSSEQSLEIQGTKASKDHHLTDSGGNQKPLTPLLKRKTIEGLEAGMTSLRSLKRLSQSPSRNSKESLEEVIEQVQSKPANLICQHPSFGLESSSEIKVKEIEVTDSILMENNSNVGKAEACMKELEDICNMLRKKHEEAKELLVRAIVNDNNLLMLNHPIYEEEIRKVQQFASQLTSKGIQT from the exons ATGAAGACATTGGAAAGGAATTTCTTAGTTCATGGAAAACCATGTCAATGGCAGATGATGATACAATGGATTTTGGCTTTGACTCTATTCCTAAAGGGAAGAAAAAGACATTTGACTTTGATAAACT GGACATGAATTTTAATTTGGACGGTGATTTCAAAAACATATCATCATTTAAGATGGACATGTCCGACCTTGATTTTGCATGCACACCCAAAAAGTCTTCCCAGTCTAAGGACAAAAAAGGAGAATCTTCTGGTGGTGGAAAAGCAGGAAAACAAGATGCATTTAATTTCAGCTTTGATTTTAATGA GTTGGATAACTTCAATCTTGATCCAAGCTTAACAAAAAGAGATGCTTCTTCCAACAAGAACCTTAGGGAAAAAGTAGTTACAGCAGAAGAAAGTGACAATGCAGGTGCTAAAATGCCTAAAGCTAGCAATGTTGAAAATGCTCATGCATCTACTGATAGCATGGCTATAAAACCACAGGCATCAGAGAGACTggaaaaattgaaaattgagaCTTCAGTTGGTAACCTAGGGAATCTAGATTCTGGACTAGGTAGTTCTACTTCCAAATTGTCATCCTTGGGTTCCATGGACGTTTCAATTGTGAACCAAGCTTCagatataaataaaattgcagagACAGAAGAAATGGATAAAGAAAAATACTTGTGTGAGATGACAAAGTTGACAGAATCAATGCCTGTACATGTTACCATTAAAGAGTCTTCCCAGTTAGTAGGTCAGAGTGATCCAGAGAAAGACATTATCCCAGAAGAGGTTAATGTTTCAGGTGAAATACCAAAGGTTAATGATGAGGCAATATATATGGATTCTGATGGAGTTGACTTACATTTAGAGCATTCATCCCTGATGCACAGCACTGGGTCAGATAATACTGTTGGAGAAAATCTAGGTAGCAGTACCCAAGGTGTAACAAATGACCCTCAACCTGAAAAGAGTGATAAAAGCCTTGAAGATACTGCTAAAAGTGATGCCCCAATGGAGACTTCATGTGACAATGACATCATAGAAAAGCAAAATTCAAGTTTGGAGTGTCAGTTGGCTCCAACAAGCAG TAAATCCCTAGATTATAAAACCAAGCTGATGAAAGACAAAGAAATCCAAGGCACACAGTCAAATATAATCAGCAGGCCAGAGGATAAAAGCTCCATAAAACATCATGCATCAACAGCTGGGGCAAAGAGTATTACTTTTGTCTGCCAAAGAAATGGTGATAACCTGAGATCCATAACTCAGACACG ATCAAATAGCACGAGCTTTGGTAGCAAATTGGCAATTGATTTACTCCCGGCTTCCAGCAAACTAATGAGACCGTTGCTTGATAGCAAAGATGGTCTTAAAAGTGGTTGCAATATGAG GGAGGGAACATCGTCTGTTACGCCAAGTGCAGGCAGGTTAACTGGAAATGAGCAGTTAGTTCACCAAGAAGTAAATAAAAGCAAGGCTATATTTCCAGGAACTAGAACGTCGGCTAAGGATGTTAGTATATTGAA TTCTCAACTTAACCCTTCCTGCTTAGCTGAGAAGACAACTAGAAATGCTACACAGATGTCTGTAAATTCTCAAGCTGAAGTGTCAGCCAAGGAATCTTCTCAAAAATCAAGGATGAGTTCCATAGATGGAAGTAAACTTGCTTCTGTTAAAGCTTGCAAGATAACTCCACCTCTCTCTAGCTTGAAATCTTTAAG GAATATTGAAGCTAGCAGGGTGCTACCAGCTAACATACACCAAAAAGAAGCAAACTCCAAAGTAAGCTCTGAACAAAGTTTGGAGATTCAGGGCACTAAAGCATCAAAAGATCACCATCTTACTGATAGCGGTGGCAATCAAAAGCCTTTGACACCACTCTTGAAGAGGAAAACTATTGAG GGTCTAGAAGCAGGTATGACCTCGTTGAGGTCCTTAAAGCGCCTCTCTCAGTCTCCTAGCAG AAACTCCAAGGAATCCTTGGAAGAAGTTATTGAGCAG GTACAGAGTAAGCCGGCCAATTTAATCTGTCAGCACCCAAGCTTTGGACTTGAAAGTTCATCAGAGATTAAAGTGAAAGAAATCGAAGTAACTGATTCTATACTCATGGAAAATAACAGCAATGTTGGAAAGGCAGAAGCATGTATGAAGGAACTTGAAGAT atTTGTAACATGCTGAGAAAGAAGCACGAGGAAGCAAAAGAATTATTAGTTAGAGCCATTGTGAACGATAATAACTTGCTGATGCTTAATCATCCCATTTATGAAGAAGAA ATTCGGAAGGTTCAGCAATTTGCTTCC